One Ilumatobacter coccineus YM16-304 genomic window, CGACCTCGCCGACCCGACCGCCATGTCGGTGCTGGGCGAGCTCAAGATCCCGGGCTACTCCAGCTACCTGCACCCGATCACCGACACGCTCGTGCTCGGTGTCGGCCAAGACGCCACCGACGAAGGCCGCACGACCGGCACGAAGGTCTCGCTGTTCGACGTGAGCGATCCGGGCGACCCTCGTGAGGTCGACGTCTGGACCATGGACAACGCCGGGAGCGATGCCGAGTTCGACCACCGTGCGTTCCTCTACTGGGCACCGACCGGACAGGCGGTGCTCCCGCTGACCAACTGGGCCGATCAGTACTCGGGAGCGGTCGTGTTGAACGTGGGCGAAGACGGCCTCACCGAACAGGGTCGGGTCAGCCACGTCATCGAGTCGGACGACGAGAACGGCCTGACCGACTGCCAGGTCTTCACCGGCGAGGGGATCACCGAAGCCGACGGCGATCTCTTCTGGATCACCCAGGAGCTCGGTGCCGGCGGCAGCCAGTTGCAGTTCTGCGAGCCAGGCGACATCGGTGGAGCGACCGGATTCTCGTACTGCGAGACGATCCCGGTGAACGAGATCGAGAACTGGTTCTACCTCGGCGACAGCGGCCGGACCTTCTCGGAGGCGACCGGCGTCGATCTCGCCGGCATCGACCGCATCGAATGGTGCTGGAGTGATGGCATCGACTGGCAGAAGCAGATCCAGCGCACCCTCGTCATCGACGGGCAGCTGTGGAGCTTCTCCAACAGCCAACTCCAGGCCAACGATCTGGCGACCCTCGGCACCACCGACATCGTCACCCTCTGAGCCACACGATCACCTCGCGATGAGCGAACGGCAGCACCCGCCGCCGTTCGCTCATCGGCGCGCTGCGGGTCGAGTGCAGATTTCTCCCGGACGCTCGATGTTGGCAAACCCTTGTGGCCTACGGAAAACCATGGGTGTAAGTAGGCCCTCCGCCACGTAGGGTGACATTATCTCTCTGGCGGCCACTCTCCGCCTTGTGTCTTGTCAACGTCCCTGCAAGACTGCGACGCATGCGGGATGGGATGACGGGACACCAGTCGATTCGGGCGCGCGGCCTGAGGCTCACGGCGGCGGTGTTCGCGATGGCTCTGGGGACACTCACGCTCGCCACGGCTGCGCCAGCCTTGGCAGTGAACAACGGAGTGTGCCAAGGGCTGACGTCGGGGAAGATCGACGTGTCGGGAAACCACACGACGCTGGCCATCTCGGCGCCTGCAGGCAACGTCATCACGGGATACTGCGTGAAGGCTGGCTCGCTGAACCAGGGCAATGGCCCGGAGTACCTCTCGGTGGTGCCGCCGGCTTCGTCGGTGACGATCAGCCACTCGTCCGGTAAGGACATCTCGCACTACTCGTTCACCTACGAACCCGTGTCCGTCGTGACGACTGCTCCGCCGACGACTGTCCCGCCGACGACTGCTCCGCCGACGACTGCTCCGCCGACGACTGTCCCGCCGACGACTGCTCCGCCGACGACCGTTCCGCCGACGACTGTCCCGCCGACGACTGTCCCGCCGACGACTGCTCCGCCGACGACCGTTCCGCCGACGACTGCTCCGCCGACGACCGTTCCGCCGACGACTGTCCCGCCGACGACTGCTCCGCCGACGACTGCTCCGCCGACGACTGCTCCGCCGACGACTGTCCCGCCGACGACTGCTCCGCCGACGACTGCTCCGCCGACGACTGCTCCGCCGACGACTGTCCCGCCGACGACTGTCCCGCCGACGACTGCTCCGCCGACGACCGTTCCGCCGACGACTGCTCCGCCGACGACGGTTCCGCCGACCACGTCGCCATCCACCACGACCCCGGTCGACACCACCACGACCACGACCACGACGCCGACGGCGACCGGTACGACCACCAGCACCACGTTGCTGGGCGCGTCCTCGCCGCCCGAAACCACGCCGGAGACCACGCCGACGACTGCTCCGCCGAGTGACGTGGTGTCTGCCGACACGCTGCCACCCATCGACCCGACGATCACGCTGCCGGCCACCGGGCTCGGAGCGTCGACGTCCGCGCTGCTCGGCGCGGCGATGTTGGCGCTCGGCGCCGCACTCGTCGGGCTCAGCCGTCGGCGGCAGGCGAGCACACCGACGACGTAGTCAGATCACGCAGCGATGAGCGAGCGGCGGCGTGGGCCGCCGCTCACTCATCGGCGTTGATCGCGAGCGACGCTCAGATGCGCTCGACCTTGAACGCAGGGATCACTCGAGGAGCTGCGGTCTCGACGTACTCCGCGAACTGCGGCATGAACGTCGCCTGCTCCTGAATTCGCGCTGCGGCTTCGTCGGCCGGGAGTTCGACGAGCCGAGCGCGGTACTTCTCGCCGGGCTCCTCGATGTCGATCTCCGGGTTGGCCTTGAGGTTGTGGTACCAGTCGGGGTTGGTGGTCGCTCCACCCTTCGAAGCGAAGATGTAGCGGTCGTCGCCGTCTTTCAGCGTGACGAGCGGGATCTCGCGAACGAGTCCTGATTTGGCGCCGATCGTGTGGAGGATGATGACCGGGTTGTCGCCGAACATCTCGACCTTGCCGTTGTTGGCGCGGAACTCTTCGATGACTTGAGCGTTGAAATCTGTCATGTCGCTCAGTCAATCACGACGGTGCTGGTGCCGATGCCAGCCGGCCGCCATCAGGTCAGCCCCGGGCGCTCACGAACCGGTGAGCATGGCCTCGATCAGCTCCTGCACCGCGAGTGCCTCGGAGAACGTCGCGATCGCGCTGGTCTCGCCTGCGAGCAGCTTCGACAGCTCACCGAGTTGCGCGGCGTAGGCCTCGGCGCCGAGCCGAGCCCGGTCGGCCGGCTGCGCGTCGACCCACTCGTCGCCGCTCGTGGTCTGCAGGCGATACCAGTCCCACAGCCGTACCGACCGAGCCGCGCCGCGAATCGTGAGGTCGTTGACATCGGCGCCGGCACCACCGCTCGTCCCGATGATGGTCAGCTCAACACCGTCGGCGCTGCGAAGGTGCGCGCTGGCGCTCGTCTCGCACAGCGTGCCGTCGGGGCCGTCGTCGTACTCCGCATGCGCCGCCGCGATCGTCAGCGGGCCGAGGGCGCGGGTCGCGAGGAACACGAAGTGCGACACCACCTCGCGCATCCACCCGCCCTGGTCGCGGAGGCGCAGCCATTGCGCCTTCGCGTGCCACGCACGCGGCCACTCGGCGAAGTGCAATCGCAGGTCGGCGCGCATGGTCGCGCCGAGTTCGCCCGAGTTCACCATGTCGACGAAGCGCACCGCGGCGGGCGCGGCGCTGAACACGAAGTTCACACCAGCGGGCAGCCCGCTCTCCTCGACGAGCGCCACGAGTTCGCGGCTCTCGTCGACGTCGACGCCGAGCGGCTTCTCGCAGAACACGGCCGTCTGCGCAGCGACGCACGCCTCGACGTACTCGCGATGGAACAGCGGCGGCACCGCGATGTAGACCGCGTCGGCTGCCGCGATGACCGCATCGGCGCCGTCGACGATCGCGACCGCATCGGCATGCGCCGCGCAGGCTGCAGCGTCGGGGTCCCAGGCGGCGACGAGATCGAAGTGGTCGTGGGCGTTGAACTGCTCGACGAAGCGTGCGCCGACCGTGCCGAGTCCGATGATCCCGATGCGATGCGTCATCGGCGAAGTCTGGCTCAGTCGCCCGAGAATGCCTCGTCGAGTTGCTCCATCGCGGAGTCGGACATCGACGTGTAGAGCAACTCTGCGCCACGGAATCGGCGGGCCTCTTCGGCCAGCGCACGAACATGGACGTGCTCGGCGAGGATGACGATCGTCGACGTTCCGGGTTCGACGGCGGCCTTGAACCAGTCGACCCATTCGTCGGGAATCCCGAGGTCGACGACCTTCGCGGCGACCGCTCCCGCGCCTGCGCCGAGACCGAGCCCGGCGATCCAACCGATCGGTCCGCCGACGACGAGGCCGAGCAGGCCGGTCCACATGGCGCCCGACGCTGCCGCACGGCCGGGCGTCGGATCGATGGTCTCGGTCACCATGACCTTGCCGTCGTCGTTCTTCGTGACCGTGACCGCGTCCTTCAGATCGAGCGCGCCGTCCTGGCGGAGCCGACCCATCGCGAGCAGGTACTCCTGGGCCTTGAGTGCGCTGTCGAACGACACGCCGATGATGACCGGAGCGTCGGGATCGGACACGGCTCGGTGATCGTCGGCGAGCCCGGCGCGCAGCGACGGATCAGGCGGGTCGAACGGTGCGGGTGACGTCGTCGAATCGTCGGTCATGCACAAGGTGTACCCGTCTGCGGTGCGGTTCGCACGTCGAGCGTCGGACTTGTCGTCGATCACGCGATCTACGGTGGGCTCATGACGTATCGACATCGCCAGGTCGGCTGGCCGATCATGATCGTGTCCGACGTGCTGTTCATCATCGGCGTCGTGCTGATCGCACTCGGCGATGGCGCGCGCATCACCGGGATCGTGCTGCTGCTCACCGCGCTCGTCGTCGCGTTGCTCTCGGTGCTCACCGTCACCGTCGACGCCACGCACGTGACCGCGACGTTCTTCCCCGGGTGGCCGAAGCATCGCATCGCCCTCGCCGACATCTCGTCGGCCGAGGCCGTGCGGAACAAGACCTGGTGGGGGTTCGGGATCCGCAAGGTGCCCGGCGGATGGATGTACAACGTCGGCGGACTCGACGCGGTCGAGGTGGTGCAACACAACGGCAAGCGCTTCCGCATCGGCACGAACGACGTCGAAGGTCTCGAACGAGCGCTCGCCACCCGCTGACGCCCGCCCCGCTTGTTTCCCTCGGTCCCGGTCCAAAGGAAACAAGCGCTTGTTTCTTTCGGACCAGGTCCAAAGGAAACAAGCGAGAGCGCTCGAAAACGCACACAGGCCCGCTCGACACGAGGTCGAACGGGCCTGCGATTCGGGGGGATCAGTCGGTCTGCGTGCCGACCTTGAGGTCCTTGAACGGCACACCCTTGTCGACGCTCGGTTCGCGCGGCAGGCCGAGCACACGGTCGCCGATGATGTTGCGCTGGATCTCGTCGGTACCACCGGCGATCGACGACTGGAAGCTGTTGAGCACGATGCGCTGACGTTCGGCGCCGTCCTCGTCGGCCGGGTCCCAGGCGATCGACGACGGACCCGCCAACTCGAGCGCGATCTCGCGCATCTTCCACGCGATGTTCGAACCGAAGAGCTTGCCGAGCGAGCCGCCCGGACCCGGGGTCTTGCCGGCCTTCTGCTCGGCGCGGTTGCGCATGGCGACCATCGCCTTCGTGGTCTCCATCGAGTAGATGTTCATCAACTGGTCGCGCACGACCGGGTCGTTGATCTTTCCGGTCTCTTCGGCTGCGCTCTTGAGCAGCTTGTACGTCGGCTGGTTGATCTTGCCGGCGCCTGCCGAACCGATGGCGACGCGCTCGTACATGAGCATCGCGGTCGCCAGCTTCCAGCCGGCGTTGAACTCGCCGAGCAGGTTGTCCTTCGGGATGCGAACGTCGGTGAAGAAGATCTCGTTGAAGTGCGAGCCGCCGTCGATCTGGTGGATCGGGCGGATCTCGACGCCGGGAGCGTGCATGTCGAGGATGAACATCGACAGACCGGCGTGCTTGACCTGCTCGGGATCGGTGCGTGCGACCACGATGCCGTAGTCGGACTTGTGTGCGAGGGTGGTCCACACCTTCTGGCCGTTGAGGATCCACTCGTCGCCGTCGAGGACGGCCTTCGACTGGAGACTCGCGACGTCGGAGCCGGCGCCGGGCTCGGAGAACATCTGGCACCACATGTGCTTGCCCGAGATGTTGTCGGCCAGGTACGCGGCCTTCTGTTCGTGCGTGCCGTACTCGTTGAGCATCGGGAGGCACATGCCGTGGGAGATGATGAACTCGCCGGCCATCATCCGGTAGTTGCCCTGCACTTCGCGCCAGATCTTGTCGTGTGCGAGCGTGAGCCCGCCGCCGCCGTACTCCTTCGGGTACGCGACGCCGGCCAGGCCGACTTCGGCGGCCGCTGCGAGGAACGCCTTCTGGTCGTTGACGTTCGGAAGTGCGTCGCCTTGCTTCGTGGCGTGCTCCTCCATGAAGTCGACGCACTTCTGTCGAAATTCGTTGGCTTCCTGTTCGGTGAGGGTGTCACTCATGCCTTGTCTCCTGTGCCTTCTTGTCTGAGCGGGGCTCGCCGATGCGACCGTCGTGGCCGTCATCACGATCTTCAACTTGGAACATACTGTATGGCTTCGTACAATACGAACCCAGACGACCAACCCGGTCACATCCATCCACCGAGCGATGCGACCGGGTGCCACCGTTCGTCACCCTCCCATCACGCCACAACCGCCACATCGGGCCACATGAGCAACCTCACCAACAACGAACTCGACGCACCACCCTGGTTGCGAGTCGAATCGACGCTCATGGCCACCGCGCGGCTCGTTCGCGAAGCGTTCGATCAGCGACTCCAGGCGATCGACCTCAACCTCACACAGGCCAGCCTCATCGCCTACATCGCCGAGTTCGGCGCCACCACGCAGTCCCACCTCGCCGATCATCTCGGTATCGGGCGCGCCGCGATCGGCGCCTCGATCGACCGTCTCGAGCAGCGCGGCCTCGTCGAACGCGGCGCCGACCCCGACGATCGCCGCGTGTGGCGTGTCGAACTCACCGACGCCGGACGCGCCCTCGCCGCGCAGGCCGTCGAGATCGACGAAGTGCTCCGCGCCGAACTCCGCCACGGCATCGGCCGCGAAGAACGACAAGCCCTCAGCTGGGTCCTCACCCGACTCCAGCAGAACCTCACCTCCGCCATCAACAGATCCACGTCACCCGGTACCTGACCGGACGACGCCACAAACCCACCACACATCTCAAACCAACAGGAGAACAGCAATGACCGAAGCAGTGATCGTCGATGCAATCCGCACCCCGGGCGGCAAGCGCAACGGACAGTTCAAAGACCAGCACCCCGTCGACCTGGCGGCCCACGTGCTCAAGGCGCTCCAAGAGCGCAACAACCTCGACCCGGCACTGGTCGACGACGTCATCATGGGCTGCGTCATGCAGGTCGGTGAGCAGTCGCTCAACATCGGCCGCAACGCCGTGCTCTCGGCCGGTTGGCCCGAAGAGGTTCCCTCCACCACCGTCGACCGCCAGTGCGGCTCGTCGCAGCAGTCGATGCACTTCGCCGCACAGGGCGTCATCGCCGGTGCGTACGACGTCGTCGTCGCCGCCGGTGTCGAAGTCATGACCCGCACGCCGATGGGCGCGTCGATCGTCCAGGGCATGGGCTTCCCGTTCAGCCAGGACCAGCAAGACCGCTACGCCGAGACCGGCCTCCCGCCGCAGGGCATCGGCGCCGACATGATCGCCGACGAGTACGGCATCACCCGAGAAGACCTCGACGCCTTCGGTGCCGAGAGCCAGCAGCGTGCGGCCACCGCCCGCGACGAAGGCCGCTTCGAGAACGAGATCGTTCCCGTCGAAGTCGAGATCGACGGCGAGACCGTCATCGTCAAGGACGACGAAGGCATCCGCGACGGCACCACCGCCGAGTCGCTCGCCAAGCTCAAGCCGGCCTTCAAGGAAGACGGCAAGATCACCGCCGGCAACTCCTCGCAGATCTCCGACGGTGCGTCCGCCGTGCTCATCATGAGCAAGGAGAAGGCCGAAGAGCTCGGCATGAAGCCCCGCGCCAAGTTCCACAGCTTCGCCCTCGCCGGCACCGACCCGGTCACCATGCTGAAGGGCCCGATCCC contains:
- a CDS encoding LPXTG cell wall anchor domain-containing protein — translated: MSADTLPPIDPTITLPATGLGASTSALLGAAMLALGAALVGLSRRRQASTPTT
- a CDS encoding nitroreductase/quinone reductase family protein yields the protein MTDFNAQVIEEFRANNGKVEMFGDNPVIILHTIGAKSGLVREIPLVTLKDGDDRYIFASKGGATTNPDWYHNLKANPEIDIEEPGEKYRARLVELPADEAAARIQEQATFMPQFAEYVETAAPRVIPAFKVERI
- a CDS encoding Gfo/Idh/MocA family protein, giving the protein MTHRIGIIGLGTVGARFVEQFNAHDHFDLVAAWDPDAAACAAHADAVAIVDGADAVIAAADAVYIAVPPLFHREYVEACVAAQTAVFCEKPLGVDVDESRELVALVEESGLPAGVNFVFSAAPAAVRFVDMVNSGELGATMRADLRLHFAEWPRAWHAKAQWLRLRDQGGWMREVVSHFVFLATRALGPLTIAAAHAEYDDGPDGTLCETSASAHLRSADGVELTIIGTSGGAGADVNDLTIRGAARSVRLWDWYRLQTTSGDEWVDAQPADRARLGAEAYAAQLGELSKLLAGETSAIATFSEALAVQELIEAMLTGS
- a CDS encoding DUF1269 domain-containing protein — its product is MIDDKSDARRANRTADGYTLCMTDDSTTSPAPFDPPDPSLRAGLADDHRAVSDPDAPVIIGVSFDSALKAQEYLLAMGRLRQDGALDLKDAVTVTKNDDGKVMVTETIDPTPGRAAASGAMWTGLLGLVVGGPIGWIAGLGLGAGAGAVAAKVVDLGIPDEWVDWFKAAVEPGTSTIVILAEHVHVRALAEEARRFRGAELLYTSMSDSAMEQLDEAFSGD
- a CDS encoding acyl-CoA dehydrogenase family protein — encoded protein: MSDTLTEQEANEFRQKCVDFMEEHATKQGDALPNVNDQKAFLAAAAEVGLAGVAYPKEYGGGGLTLAHDKIWREVQGNYRMMAGEFIISHGMCLPMLNEYGTHEQKAAYLADNISGKHMWCQMFSEPGAGSDVASLQSKAVLDGDEWILNGQKVWTTLAHKSDYGIVVARTDPEQVKHAGLSMFILDMHAPGVEIRPIHQIDGGSHFNEIFFTDVRIPKDNLLGEFNAGWKLATAMLMYERVAIGSAGAGKINQPTYKLLKSAAEETGKINDPVVRDQLMNIYSMETTKAMVAMRNRAEQKAGKTPGPGGSLGKLFGSNIAWKMREIALELAGPSSIAWDPADEDGAERQRIVLNSFQSSIAGGTDEIQRNIIGDRVLGLPREPSVDKGVPFKDLKVGTQTD
- a CDS encoding MarR family winged helix-turn-helix transcriptional regulator yields the protein MSNLTNNELDAPPWLRVESTLMATARLVREAFDQRLQAIDLNLTQASLIAYIAEFGATTQSHLADHLGIGRAAIGASIDRLEQRGLVERGADPDDRRVWRVELTDAGRALAAQAVEIDEVLRAELRHGIGREERQALSWVLTRLQQNLTSAINRSTSPGT
- a CDS encoding thiolase family protein encodes the protein MTEAVIVDAIRTPGGKRNGQFKDQHPVDLAAHVLKALQERNNLDPALVDDVIMGCVMQVGEQSLNIGRNAVLSAGWPEEVPSTTVDRQCGSSQQSMHFAAQGVIAGAYDVVVAAGVEVMTRTPMGASIVQGMGFPFSQDQQDRYAETGLPPQGIGADMIADEYGITREDLDAFGAESQQRAATARDEGRFENEIVPVEVEIDGETVIVKDDEGIRDGTTAESLAKLKPAFKEDGKITAGNSSQISDGASAVLIMSKEKAEELGMKPRAKFHSFALAGTDPVTMLKGPIPATKKILEKTGLSIDDIDLFEVNEAFASVVLAWQKETGADMSKVNVNGGAIALGHPLGASGTKLMATLLNELERTGGKYGLQVMCEGGGMANATIIERLD